A region of Solibacillus isronensis DNA encodes the following proteins:
- a CDS encoding alpha-ketoacid dehydrogenase subunit beta, translated as MPVISYIDAINLAMKEEMERDDRVFVLGEDVGLKGGVFKATTGLYDQFGEARVLDTPLAESAIAGVAIGAAMYGMRPIAEMQFADFIMPAVNQIVSEAAKIRYRSNNDWSCPLVVRAPFGGGIHGALYHSQSVEAMFAGTPGLKIVIPSTPYDAKGLLKAAIRDPDPVLFFEHKRAYRLIKGEVPTDDYTLPIGKADVKREGDDVTVITYGLAVHFALQAAERLAKDGIETHILDLRTVYPLDQEAIIEAARKTGKILLITEDNKEGSIMSEVAAIIVEHCLFELDAPIKRLAGPDVPAMPYAPTMEKFFMINPDKVEKAIRELAEF; from the coding sequence ATGCCGGTAATTTCTTATATTGATGCGATTAACTTAGCGATGAAAGAAGAAATGGAGCGAGATGACCGCGTCTTCGTCTTAGGTGAAGATGTTGGGTTAAAAGGCGGCGTGTTCAAAGCGACAACAGGCCTGTATGACCAGTTCGGCGAAGCGCGTGTACTGGATACACCGTTAGCGGAAAGTGCGATTGCGGGTGTTGCAATCGGTGCAGCAATGTACGGCATGCGTCCGATTGCTGAAATGCAGTTTGCGGACTTTATTATGCCTGCTGTAAACCAGATTGTTTCGGAAGCGGCGAAAATTCGTTACCGTTCAAACAATGATTGGAGCTGTCCTTTAGTTGTGCGTGCGCCATTTGGTGGGGGAATTCATGGTGCCCTTTATCACTCACAATCGGTAGAAGCGATGTTTGCTGGGACACCTGGTTTGAAAATTGTCATTCCTTCAACACCATATGATGCAAAAGGACTGTTAAAAGCAGCCATTCGCGATCCGGATCCGGTACTATTTTTCGAACATAAACGTGCATACCGTCTTATTAAAGGCGAAGTGCCGACAGATGATTATACATTGCCAATCGGAAAAGCCGATGTGAAGCGTGAAGGTGATGATGTCACAGTCATTACGTACGGTCTTGCAGTACATTTTGCATTGCAGGCAGCAGAACGTCTGGCAAAAGACGGCATCGAAACGCACATTTTAGATTTGCGTACCGTTTACCCGTTAGATCAGGAAGCTATTATTGAAGCGGCTAGAAAAACAGGGAAAATCCTTCTTATCACAGAGGACAATAAAGAAGGCAGCATTATGAGTGAAGTGGCAGCCATTATTGTAGAGCATTGCCTATTCGAACTGGATGCACCGATCAAGCGTCTTGCGGGACCGGATGTACCTGCAATGCCATACGCACCAACAATGGAAAAGTTCTTCATGATTAATCCTGACAAAGTAGAAAAAGCAATTCGCGAACTCGCTGAATTCTAG